In a genomic window of Paramormyrops kingsleyae isolate MSU_618 unplaced genomic scaffold, PKINGS_0.4 ups39, whole genome shotgun sequence:
- the LOC140586325 gene encoding uncharacterized protein, which translates to MAEASITGNQNQLSCSICLDLLKDPVNIPCGHSYCMRCIKSYWDQEDHLEVYSCPQCRETFTPRPVLGRNTILAEVVEKLKQTGLQAATTADHYAGPGDVECDFCTGRKCRAVKFCLVCLASYCETHLQPHYESPAFQKHKLADPTGHLPDKVCSIHDKPLESYCRTDQQCICYSCKTFEHRDHDTIAAAAERAEIQKDMGETQMEFQQRIEVREKELQELREAVASITHKPALSGSDGDVTLPEDLNEFYTWSDALNKEPVRKARPPTTDQVICLPTADVRRTLTKVNPQKTARPDNIPVRVLRDCADQLAEVFTDIFNTSLSQMIIPMCFKSTTIIPVPKKSSVTCLNDYHPVTLTSVIMKCFERLVMVHIKNSLPHSLDLLQFAYRSNRSTEDAKFSALHLSLSHLEKRDTYVRMLFIDFSSAFDTIIP; encoded by the exons atggcagaagccagtATTACAGGGAATCAGAACCAGTTAAGCTGTTCGATCTGtctggatctactgaaggatccGGTGAATATtccctgtggacacagttactgtatgagatGCATTAAGAGCTACTGGGATCAGGAGGACCATCTTgaagtttacagctgcccccagtgcagagagaccttcacacccagacctgttctgggcagaaacaccatactggctgaagtggtggagaaactgaagcagactggactacaagcagcAACTActgctgaccattatgctggacctggagatgtggagtgtgatttctgtactgggagaaaatgCAGAGCAGTCAAGttctgcctggtgtgtctggcctcttactgtgaaactcacctccagcctcactatgagtctccagcttttCAGAAGCACAAGCTGGCTGATCCTACTGGACATCTGCCCGACAAGGTCTGTTCCATCcatgacaaacccctggagAGCTACTGCCGTACTGACCAGCAGTGCATCTGTTATTCCTGTAAGACGTTTGAACACAGAGACCATGATACAATAGCAGCTGCTGCAGAAAGGGCGGAGATACAG AAAGATATGGGTGAAACCCAGAtggaatttcagcagagaattgaagtgagagagaaggagctgcaggagctgagagaggctgtggcctcaatcaca CACAAGCCTGCGTTAAGCGGCAGTGACGGGGACGTCACACTGCCTGAGGACCTGAATGAGTTCTACACATGGTCTGATGCGCTGAACAAAGAGCCTGTGAGGAAAGCCAGGCCTCCCACCACCGACCAGGTTATCTGTCTGCCTACAGCTGATGTGAGGAGAACTTTGACCAAAGTCAACCCACAGAAGACTGCTAGACCAGACAATATTCCTGTTCGCGTGCTCAGAGACTGTGCCGATCAGCTGGCTGAGGTCTTCACAGACATCTTCAACACATCACTGAGCCAGATGATCATCCCAATGTGCTTCAAGTCCACCACCATCATCCCAGTGCCAAAGAAATCTTCAGTGACCTGCCTGAACGACTACCACCCTGTCACACTAACCTCCGtcatcatgaagtgctttgagagacTCGTCATGGTGCACATTAAAAACAGCCTCCCCCACTCACTGGACCTGCTACAGTTTGCATATCGATCAAACAGGTCGACTGAAGATGCCAAATTCTCTGCCCTTCACCTCTCCCTATCTCACCTGGAGAAGAGAGACACTTATGTtagaatgctgttcatagacttCAGCTCAGCATTCGACACCATCATCCCCTAA